One genomic window of Trachemys scripta elegans isolate TJP31775 chromosome 15, CAS_Tse_1.0, whole genome shotgun sequence includes the following:
- the ASPHD2 gene encoding aspartate beta-hydroxylase domain-containing protein 2 isoform X2 → MVWVPLRTTRTDHLALLYTSKNSFTKMSLEWLTDWSWSLDGLRDFIATGIQSFRDCDTTALTAVACLLVLFVWYCYHVGREQPRTYVTVNSLMQSSDANGLQNGYAYCHSPECVRCARNDGLNQKLYHNLQEYAKRYSWSGMGRIHKGIREQGRYLNSRPSIQKPEVFFLPDLPTMPYFSRDAQKHDVELLERNFQTILCEFETLYKAFSNCSLPQGWKMNSTPSGEWFTFYLVNQGTCVPKNCRKCPRTYRLLGSLRTCIGNNVFGNACISVLTPGTVIGEHYGPTNIRIRCHLGLKTPSNCELVVGGEPQCWAEGRCLLFDDSFLHTAFHEGR, encoded by the exons ATGGTGTGGGTGCCTTTAAGAACCACGAGGACTGATCACCTGGCCCTTTTATACACCTCTAAGAACAGCTTTACAAAAATGTCTTTGGAGTGGCTGACGGACTGGAGCTGGTCACTGGATGGACTCCGGGACTTTATAGCTACAGGGATCCAGTCCTTCCGGGACTGTGACACCACTGCACTCACTGCTGTCGCTTGCCTCTTGGTACTGTTTGTTTGGTACTGTTACCACGTTGGCAGGGAGCAGCCCCGCACGTATGTCACTGTGAATTCCCTCATGCAGAGCTCCGATGCCAATGGCTTACAGAATGGGTACGCGTACTGCCACTCCCCCGAGTGTGTGCGCTGCGCAAGAAACGATGGGCTTAACCAGAAACTCTATCACAATCTGCAGGAATACGCCAAGCGCTACTCCTGGTCTGGCATGGGCAGGATTCACAAGGGCATCCGAGAGCAAGGGCGTTACCTGAACAGCCGACCATCCATCCAGAAGCCAGAAGTCTTCTTCTTACCAGACTTACCAACAATGCCCTATTTCTCACGGGACGCTCAAAAACACGACGTGGAGTTACTGGAACGCAACTTCCAGACCATCCTGTGTGAATTCGAGACCCTCTACAAAGCTTTCTCAAACTGCAGCCTCCCGCAAGGATGGAAAATGAACAGCACGCCCAGCGGGGAGTGGTTCACCTTTTACCTGGTGAACCAGGGCACGTGCGTTCCCAAGAACTGCAGGAAATGCCCACGGACGTATCGCTTACTTGGGAGCCTCCGCACCTGCATTGGCAACAATGTCTTTGGGAACGCGTGCATCTCTGTGCTGACCCCTGGCACGGTCATTGGGGAGCACTATGGGCCAACCAACATCCGCATACGATGCCATTTAG GTCTGAAGACTCCCAGCAACTGCGAGCTGGTGGTGGGTGGCGAGCCCCAATGCTGGGCTGAAGGCCGATGCCTCCTGTTTGACGATTCCTTTCTGCACACTGCATTTCACGAAG
- the ASPHD2 gene encoding aspartate beta-hydroxylase domain-containing protein 2 isoform X1: MVWVPLRTTRTDHLALLYTSKNSFTKMSLEWLTDWSWSLDGLRDFIATGIQSFRDCDTTALTAVACLLVLFVWYCYHVGREQPRTYVTVNSLMQSSDANGLQNGYAYCHSPECVRCARNDGLNQKLYHNLQEYAKRYSWSGMGRIHKGIREQGRYLNSRPSIQKPEVFFLPDLPTMPYFSRDAQKHDVELLERNFQTILCEFETLYKAFSNCSLPQGWKMNSTPSGEWFTFYLVNQGTCVPKNCRKCPRTYRLLGSLRTCIGNNVFGNACISVLTPGTVIGEHYGPTNIRIRCHLGLKTPSNCELVVGGEPQCWAEGRCLLFDDSFLHTAFHEGPPEEGPRVIFMVDLWHPNVAAAERQALDFIFAPGR; encoded by the exons ATGGTGTGGGTGCCTTTAAGAACCACGAGGACTGATCACCTGGCCCTTTTATACACCTCTAAGAACAGCTTTACAAAAATGTCTTTGGAGTGGCTGACGGACTGGAGCTGGTCACTGGATGGACTCCGGGACTTTATAGCTACAGGGATCCAGTCCTTCCGGGACTGTGACACCACTGCACTCACTGCTGTCGCTTGCCTCTTGGTACTGTTTGTTTGGTACTGTTACCACGTTGGCAGGGAGCAGCCCCGCACGTATGTCACTGTGAATTCCCTCATGCAGAGCTCCGATGCCAATGGCTTACAGAATGGGTACGCGTACTGCCACTCCCCCGAGTGTGTGCGCTGCGCAAGAAACGATGGGCTTAACCAGAAACTCTATCACAATCTGCAGGAATACGCCAAGCGCTACTCCTGGTCTGGCATGGGCAGGATTCACAAGGGCATCCGAGAGCAAGGGCGTTACCTGAACAGCCGACCATCCATCCAGAAGCCAGAAGTCTTCTTCTTACCAGACTTACCAACAATGCCCTATTTCTCACGGGACGCTCAAAAACACGACGTGGAGTTACTGGAACGCAACTTCCAGACCATCCTGTGTGAATTCGAGACCCTCTACAAAGCTTTCTCAAACTGCAGCCTCCCGCAAGGATGGAAAATGAACAGCACGCCCAGCGGGGAGTGGTTCACCTTTTACCTGGTGAACCAGGGCACGTGCGTTCCCAAGAACTGCAGGAAATGCCCACGGACGTATCGCTTACTTGGGAGCCTCCGCACCTGCATTGGCAACAATGTCTTTGGGAACGCGTGCATCTCTGTGCTGACCCCTGGCACGGTCATTGGGGAGCACTATGGGCCAACCAACATCCGCATACGATGCCATTTAG GTCTGAAGACTCCCAGCAACTGCGAGCTGGTGGTGGGTGGCGAGCCCCAATGCTGGGCTGAAGGCCGATGCCTCCTGTTTGACGATTCCTTTCTGCACACTGCATTTCACGAAG